A region from the Papio anubis isolate 15944 chromosome 6, Panubis1.0, whole genome shotgun sequence genome encodes:
- the LOC101007282 gene encoding olfactory receptor 5V1, which yields MERKNQTALTEFIILGFSNPNELQFLLFTIFFLTYFCTLGGNILIILITVTDPHLHTPMYYFLGNLAFIDICYTTSNVPQMMVHLLSKKKSISYAGCVVQLFAFVFSVGSECLLLAAMAYDRYIAICNPLRYSVIMNKVVYNQLAASCWAAGFLNSVVHTVLTFRLPFCGNNQINYFFCDIPPLLLLSCGNTSVNELALLSIGVFIGWTPFLCIILSYICIISTILRIHSSEGRRKAFSTCASHLAIVFLFYGSAIFTYVRPISTYSLKKDRLISVLYSVVTPMLNPIIYTLKNKDIKEAVKTIGSKWQPPISSLDSKLTY from the coding sequence atggaaagaaagaatcaaacagCTCTAACTGAATTCATCATCTTGGGATTCTCCAACCCAAATGAATTGCAGTTTTTACTATTCACCATCTTCTTTCTGACTTATTTCTGTACTTTGGGAGGAAATATATTAATTATCTTGATAACCGTGACTGATCCACACCTGCATACACCTATGTATTACTTTCTAGGGAACTTGGCCTTTATTGACATCTGCTACACCACCAGCAATGTCCCCCAGATGATGGTGCACctcctctcaaagaaaaaaagcatttcctATGCGGGGTGTGTGGTTCAactttttgcatttgttttctctGTGGGATCAGAGTGTCTCCTACTGGCAGCAATGGCATATGATCGTTACATTGCAATCTGCAATCCTTTAAGGTATTCAGTTATTATGAACAAAGTTGTATACAATCAATTAGCAGCCTCATGCTGGGCTGCTGGTTTTCTTAACTCAGTGGTGCATACAGTGTTGACATTCCGCCTGCCCTTCTGTGGCAACAATCAGATTAATTACTTCTTCTGTGACATCCCACCTTTGCTGCTCTTGTCTTGTGGAAACACTTCTGTCAATGAGTTGGCACTGCTATCCATTGGGGTCTTCATTGGTTGGACTCCTTTCCTTTGTATCATACTTTCCTACATTTGCATAATCTCCACCATCTTGAGGATCCACTCCTCAGAGGGAAGACGAAAAGCTTTTTCTACCTGTGCCTCCCACCTGGccattgtctttctcttttatgGCAGTGCCATCTTTACGTACGTACGGCCCATCTCAACTTACTCATTAAAGAAAGATAGGTTGATTTCAGTTTTGTACAGTGTTGTTACCCCCATGCTAAACCCTATAATTTACACATTGAAGAATAAGGACATCAAAGAAGCTGTCAAAACCATAGGGAGCAAGTGGCAGCCACCAATTTCCTCTTTAGATAGTAAACTCACTTATTGA